In one window of Zingiber officinale cultivar Zhangliang chromosome 11A, Zo_v1.1, whole genome shotgun sequence DNA:
- the LOC122031313 gene encoding xyloglucan endotransglucosylase/hydrolase protein 2-like, which produces MVWLGGLEFAIARCNDQNFTSLEENYAITWGRSHVSFQDQGRQIQLSMDKSSGSGFGSKLNYSSGFFDLMMKLPNKDSAGIVTAFYLSSHTSDHTELDFEFLGNREGKPVTLQTNVFINSHGEREQRLFLWFDPTANFHHYQILWNSYQTVFYVDDVPVRVFQNLSFAGVEYLTQPMRIEASIWNGEDWATGGGKEKINWDYAPFLAQFQGFDVEGCDSDGGLDCSSGELWWNVERYRELSSDEKEAYEKVKRSYLYYDYCKDVARFPHHLPPECKLMQ; this is translated from the exons ATGGTTTGGCTTGGTGGGTTAGAATTTGCAATTGCGAGATGCAATGATCAAAACTTCACTAGCTTAGAAGAGAACTATGCCATTACATGGGGCAGAAGCCATGTCTCCTTCCAGGATCAAGGAAGACAGATTCAACTTTCTATGGATAAATCCTCTG GTTCTGGATTCGGTTCCAAGTTGAACTACAGCTCGGGGTTCTTCGATCTGATGATGAAGCTGCCAAACAAAGACTCTGCTGGAATTGTCACTGCATTTTAT TTATCGTCTCACACAAGTGACCATACCGAGCTGGACTTCGAGTTCTTGGGCAACAGAGAAGGGAAGCCTGTCACTCTCCAAACTAATGTCTTCATTAACAGCCATGGAGAAAGGGAGCAAAGGCTCTTCTTGTGGTTTGACCCCACTGCCAATTTCCATCACTACCAAATACTTTGGAACTCCTACCAAACTGT GTTTTATGTCGATGATGTCCCTGTTCGAGTTTTTCAAAACCTGTCTTTTGCGGGAGTTGAGTATCTGACTCAGCCAATGAGAATAGAGGCTAGCATTTGGAATGGTGAGGATTGGGCAACAGGTGGAGGCAAAGAGAAAATTAACTGGGACTATGCTCCATTTCTGGCTCAGTTCCAAGGATTTGATGTGGAGGGTTGCGATTCGGATGGCGGTTTGGATTGCTCATCTGGCGAGCTGTGGTGGAATGTGGAGAGGTACAGAGAGCTGAGTTCTGATGAGAAGGAAGCTTATGAGAAGGTGAAGAGGAGTTACTTGTACTACGATTACTGCAAAGACGTGGCCAGGTTTCCTCATCACCTACCTCCTGAATGCAAACTAATGCAGTAA